A single window of Dethiosulfovibrio salsuginis DNA harbors:
- a CDS encoding P-loop NTPase family protein, whose product MIENRERFAALIKKHRWPKAVAVTGALGSGKTEWVLNLALGFSSIGEKVTIADVDIINPYFCVRQVSDTLENQGFKVLTAPDKAKWIDMPLVTAEVDWALSEPDGRLLLDVGGDAEGALALKKYRDRMISAGYLLILVVNSYRPMTSTVEGISTMRRRMEEIGGLKVGAILSNSHLMSETTMDTVTEGLKLVEAAGKELELPVLYAGVPPHLYGEAESHLSTGEVSPWPVSRYMLLPWEKGAMWSTGLPSKNHGARILRQEAAK is encoded by the coding sequence ATGATCGAGAACAGGGAACGGTTTGCTGCCCTTATAAAGAAACATCGCTGGCCAAAGGCGGTGGCGGTTACAGGGGCTTTGGGGTCTGGAAAGACCGAATGGGTGCTTAACCTGGCCTTGGGCTTCAGCTCTATAGGCGAGAAGGTCACCATCGCCGATGTGGATATAATAAACCCCTATTTCTGCGTTCGCCAGGTGTCCGATACACTGGAGAACCAGGGATTCAAGGTTTTAACCGCGCCGGACAAGGCAAAGTGGATAGATATGCCCCTTGTCACCGCCGAGGTCGATTGGGCTCTTTCCGAGCCCGACGGCAGGCTTCTCCTCGACGTAGGAGGGGATGCCGAGGGAGCCTTGGCCCTCAAAAAGTACAGGGATAGGATGATATCCGCAGGATATCTGCTTATATTGGTGGTAAACTCTTACAGGCCGATGACCTCCACCGTCGAGGGGATCTCCACGATGAGAAGACGGATGGAGGAGATAGGGGGCTTAAAGGTAGGGGCTATTCTGTCGAATTCCCACCTAATGTCCGAGACCACTATGGATACTGTCACAGAGGGATTGAAGTTGGTGGAGGCGGCGGGAAAAGAGCTGGAGCTTCCGGTGCTCTACGCCGGTGTGCCGCCTCACCTTTACGGCGAGGCGGAGAGTCACCTCTCCACAGGGGAGGTCTCCCCTTGGCCGGTTTCCAGATATATGCTTCTTCCCTGGGAGAAAGGCGCTATGTGGTCCACCGGTCTTCCGTCTAAAAACCATGGAGCTCGAATCCTCCGTCAGGAGGCTGCCAAATAG
- the ispH gene encoding 4-hydroxy-3-methylbut-2-enyl diphosphate reductase, whose amino-acid sequence MKVITAEPTGLCFGVTRAIKTMEEALISNGRIFCIGSPIHNPQEVKRLENLGLVVVSDDDKVPPGEAVFVRAHGISPDVHRRLMDKNVRIIDGTCPFVRKAQKMAEQLSREGYFLLVLGDEYHPEIQGILGYVEGPYRVISQESDLKAIDKIDKIGIISQTTQQESTLKDIAYNAVGIAREIRVSNTICRATVERQEAVRRLAGSVDGIVVIGGHNSANTAKLFRIAQESGTPALWVEEAHQLDRGWLSGKATIGIAAGASTPDWLIKQLQQAIL is encoded by the coding sequence TTGAAAGTTATCACAGCGGAGCCGACCGGCCTTTGCTTTGGGGTAACCAGGGCCATCAAGACCATGGAAGAGGCGTTGATCTCCAACGGGAGGATCTTCTGTATCGGTAGCCCTATACACAACCCTCAGGAGGTCAAAAGGCTCGAAAATCTCGGCCTGGTGGTGGTAAGCGACGACGATAAGGTCCCGCCGGGAGAGGCGGTTTTCGTCAGGGCTCACGGTATATCGCCTGATGTACACCGTCGACTGATGGACAAAAACGTCAGGATAATAGACGGCACCTGTCCTTTCGTCAGAAAGGCCCAAAAGATGGCCGAGCAGCTTTCCAGAGAAGGATACTTCCTCCTGGTCTTAGGGGACGAGTATCACCCGGAGATCCAGGGTATATTGGGCTACGTGGAAGGACCTTATAGAGTGATTTCACAAGAAAGCGATCTCAAGGCTATTGATAAAATCGATAAAATTGGTATTATATCTCAGACGACCCAACAGGAATCTACCCTGAAGGATATAGCCTACAACGCCGTAGGCATCGCCAGAGAGATTCGGGTATCCAACACTATATGCAGGGCCACCGTGGAGAGACAGGAGGCGGTCCGCCGTCTCGCTGGATCGGTGGACGGCATAGTGGTAATAGGAGGGCACAACAGTGCCAACACAGCTAAGCTCTTTCGTATAGCACAGGAGTCCGGTACTCCTGCGCTTTGGGTTGAGGAGGCACATCAACTCGACAGGGGGTGGTTGTCAGGAAAGGCGACGATAGGAATTGCCGCCGGTGCAAGCACGCCGGACTGGCTGATAAAACAACTACAACAAGCGATTCTCTAA
- a CDS encoding 4Fe-4S dicluster domain-containing protein, which produces MAKGRIEIAEEYCKSCGVCVVACPVKVLRISDHLNAKGHRPVEQYKDGCIGCGMCAISCPDAVIEVYKTTD; this is translated from the coding sequence ATGGCAAAAGGGCGAATCGAAATCGCCGAGGAGTACTGCAAAAGCTGTGGAGTCTGTGTCGTTGCGTGTCCCGTTAAGGTTCTTCGTATTTCCGATCATCTTAACGCAAAAGGGCACAGGCCGGTGGAGCAGTATAAGGATGGCTGTATAGGGTGCGGGATGTGCGCTATTTCCTGTCCTGACGCGGTCATAGAGGTCTATAAGACCACCGACTAG
- the miaA gene encoding tRNA (adenosine(37)-N6)-dimethylallyltransferase MiaA — translation MSIPVIAVIGPTAVGKTALSVELAKKLDGEVISVDSRQVYRYMDVGTDKIDRETRKDVLHHLIDVVDPDEIFSVADFIEMADKAVDRIISRGKVPVFAGGTPFYYRALFDRSLTVNVPSNREIRQELDSMDPFDRFDYLAEVDPETARRLSPNDSVRVIRALEVYRVSGKPISSFRKKSASDKKERYSPLYIGLLRPREDLCLSIEKRVRQQFYGGYPEEVQWLLDKGFSPELPSMKGFGYRELVLYCQGKMSLEEGIESDIIATRQFAKRQMTWFKKFFPVNWYDLSKTSYNGVLSETFELSVAHVEEGDNS, via the coding sequence ATGTCCATCCCTGTCATAGCGGTAATAGGTCCTACGGCGGTAGGTAAGACCGCTCTGAGCGTAGAGTTAGCCAAAAAGCTGGACGGCGAGGTTATATCGGTGGACTCGAGGCAGGTATATAGGTATATGGATGTAGGCACCGATAAGATAGATAGGGAGACCAGAAAGGACGTCCTTCACCATCTGATAGACGTGGTGGACCCGGATGAGATCTTTTCCGTCGCCGATTTTATAGAAATGGCGGATAAGGCGGTAGACAGGATAATCTCGAGAGGGAAGGTCCCCGTCTTCGCCGGAGGTACGCCTTTTTACTATAGGGCTCTTTTCGATCGTTCGTTGACGGTGAACGTACCCTCTAATAGAGAGATAAGGCAAGAGCTGGATAGTATGGATCCTTTCGATCGCTTTGACTATCTAGCGGAGGTCGACCCTGAGACGGCCCGGAGGCTATCGCCAAACGATTCGGTGAGGGTGATAAGGGCCCTTGAGGTTTACAGGGTCTCTGGAAAGCCTATATCCTCCTTCAGAAAAAAATCGGCTTCTGATAAAAAAGAAAGGTACAGTCCCCTCTATATCGGTCTTTTAAGGCCTAGGGAGGATCTCTGTCTCTCCATAGAAAAACGAGTAAGACAGCAGTTTTACGGGGGATACCCGGAGGAGGTGCAGTGGCTTCTGGATAAAGGTTTTTCCCCTGAACTTCCGTCGATGAAAGGCTTTGGCTACAGGGAACTGGTTCTATACTGTCAGGGAAAGATGAGCCTTGAAGAGGGGATAGAGTCGGATATAATCGCTACCAGGCAGTTCGCCAAAAGACAGATGACCTGGTTTAAAAAATTTTTTCCCGTAAACTGGTACGATCTGTCCAAAACAAGTTATAATGGGGTGCTGTCGGAGACGTTTGAACTGTCCGTCGCCCACGTAGAGGAAGGTGATAATAGTTGA
- the fmt gene encoding methionyl-tRNA formyltransferase: MITWFMGTGFFASHCLRSLVQAGLSPDLVVTMPPRPSGRRGMSESPTLVESTASDLSLNLHRSSKVNSDTYLLDRMKNETPDCIFVVDFGQKVGEPYLSTPRGGCLNVHPSLLPLYRGAAPVQRAIMEGQSDTGVTVFRLVEEMDAGPVVIQERASIEENETSGELLFRLAYIGGVLLFRGVQLILDKENPLQPQNSLIATYAPKIDKKEALLSWNLSARSIHCKVRALNPSPGAYLYIQGCRVKIWSTEVVDVIQGSSGVLSIDDSGFPVVKCSSGAVRLLEVQPEGKKRLSGVEWVRGSQLSEGEILS, from the coding sequence ATGATAACCTGGTTTATGGGTACCGGTTTTTTTGCCTCCCACTGTCTTAGGTCGTTGGTCCAGGCCGGTCTCAGTCCCGATTTAGTCGTTACAATGCCGCCTAGGCCTTCGGGAAGGAGGGGGATGTCCGAGAGCCCAACTCTCGTCGAGTCCACCGCGTCGGACCTGTCTTTAAACCTCCATAGATCCTCAAAGGTTAACTCCGATACCTACCTGTTGGACAGGATGAAAAACGAGACCCCCGACTGTATCTTCGTGGTGGACTTCGGTCAAAAAGTGGGGGAGCCCTACCTTTCCACCCCCAGAGGAGGCTGTCTTAACGTCCATCCTTCCTTGCTGCCCCTTTATAGAGGAGCTGCTCCTGTCCAAAGGGCTATTATGGAGGGACAGAGCGATACAGGGGTTACGGTTTTCCGTTTAGTCGAGGAGATGGACGCCGGACCTGTGGTTATCCAAGAGAGGGCCTCTATAGAGGAGAACGAGACCTCAGGAGAGCTTCTATTTCGACTTGCATACATAGGTGGCGTTTTGCTTTTCAGAGGGGTACAATTGATCTTAGATAAAGAGAACCCTCTTCAACCTCAAAATTCGCTAATAGCCACATATGCGCCAAAAATAGATAAAAAAGAGGCCCTTCTATCCTGGAATTTGTCAGCAAGATCCATCCATTGCAAAGTTAGAGCTTTAAATCCTTCTCCAGGAGCTTATTTATATATCCAAGGATGTAGAGTAAAAATATGGAGCACCGAGGTCGTCGACGTTATCCAGGGGTCGTCTGGAGTTTTATCTATCGACGACTCCGGCTTTCCCGTGGTGAAGTGTTCCTCCGGTGCCGTGAGGTTGCTGGAGGTACAGCCGGAGGGCAAAAAGAGGCTCAGTGGAGTGGAATGGGTTAGAGGAAGCCAGCTCTCGGAAGGGGAGATTCTTTCATGA
- a CDS encoding 2-oxoacid:acceptor oxidoreductase family protein: protein MSNQFYMDLLAAGFGGQGIMMLGQLIAYSGIHQGRYVTWIPAYGPEMRGGTANCSCVVSSQEIGSPVVGQADVVVVMNQPSLDKFEPRVKPGGFLLYDSDLVKYETPREDITVIPVPAKMIAHELGSEKVANIVMLGAIVKATGIVSESDCLDTIKEKLGAKKPQFLPMNLDAFDKGISIAQEHLV, encoded by the coding sequence ATGTCCAATCAATTCTACATGGATCTCCTGGCCGCAGGTTTTGGAGGACAGGGAATAATGATGCTCGGTCAGCTGATAGCCTACTCAGGCATCCATCAGGGACGATACGTTACCTGGATTCCCGCCTATGGCCCTGAGATGAGAGGCGGTACGGCCAACTGCTCCTGCGTGGTAAGCAGCCAGGAGATAGGATCTCCGGTTGTCGGCCAGGCCGACGTGGTGGTGGTCATGAATCAGCCATCGCTGGATAAATTTGAGCCAAGGGTGAAGCCCGGTGGCTTTCTCCTGTACGATAGCGATCTGGTAAAGTATGAGACCCCAAGAGAGGATATCACCGTTATCCCAGTTCCCGCTAAGATGATAGCCCACGAGCTCGGCAGCGAGAAAGTGGCCAATATAGTGATGTTAGGGGCCATAGTCAAGGCTACTGGGATAGTGTCCGAATCGGACTGTCTCGATACCATAAAGGAGAAGCTGGGCGCGAAGAAACCTCAGTTTTTGCCCATGAACCTGGACGCTTTCGATAAAGGTATATCAATCGCCCAGGAGCATTTAGTCTAA
- a CDS encoding NUDIX hydrolase, with protein sequence MDFGERTLSTEVLYRGKVLDLHVDQVELPGGRVTSREAVRHSPAVAIVAVEGNDIYLVRQFRHAVGDFILEIPAGIVESGETPLQTAAREIQEEIAMKAENLEEIGRIYTSPGFSDEEIVLFWAEGLSPSRLPADDDEFIQVEKVPLSQVWSMIDDGVIKDGKTIVALYRMALKGKIAYH encoded by the coding sequence ATGGATTTCGGGGAGAGGACCTTAAGCACCGAGGTTCTGTATCGCGGAAAGGTCCTGGATCTTCACGTCGATCAGGTGGAGCTGCCGGGGGGCAGAGTTACATCCCGGGAGGCGGTACGCCACTCTCCTGCGGTAGCCATCGTGGCGGTCGAAGGGAACGATATCTACCTTGTCAGGCAGTTTCGTCATGCGGTCGGCGATTTTATCCTGGAGATTCCCGCAGGGATAGTCGAGAGCGGTGAGACTCCACTACAGACCGCTGCCAGAGAGATCCAGGAGGAAATCGCCATGAAGGCGGAGAATCTCGAGGAGATAGGAAGGATATACACCTCTCCAGGTTTTTCCGACGAGGAGATAGTTCTCTTCTGGGCTGAAGGACTCTCGCCCTCCAGGTTACCGGCGGACGACGACGAGTTTATACAGGTTGAAAAGGTCCCTCTAAGCCAGGTTTGGTCCATGATCGACGACGGGGTTATCAAAGACGGCAAAACTATAGTCGCTCTTTACCGTATGGCACTAAAGGGAAAAATAGCATATCATTGA
- the def gene encoding peptide deformylase — MKDHSLRVFPDPILRKETRTIAVFDKDFLLFVDELKKLMIEYDGVGLAAPQIGESLKVAVILYEDTYYVLINPTIVEKEDEQRDQEGCLSFPGVFEDITRPYRVVVEAQDETGAPRRIEAEGFLARAMCHEIDHLNGKLMIDHLSPMKRELIKKRLTKLKKEGNEDS, encoded by the coding sequence TTGAAAGACCATTCTTTGAGGGTTTTCCCCGACCCTATATTGAGAAAAGAGACAAGGACAATAGCGGTTTTTGATAAAGATTTTTTGCTTTTTGTTGATGAGCTTAAAAAACTTATGATAGAATATGACGGTGTAGGGCTGGCTGCCCCCCAAATTGGGGAGAGCCTGAAAGTAGCGGTTATTCTATACGAGGATACTTACTACGTTCTCATAAACCCTACGATAGTGGAAAAAGAGGACGAACAGAGGGATCAGGAGGGATGTCTCAGCTTTCCCGGGGTCTTCGAGGACATAACCAGACCTTACAGGGTAGTGGTAGAGGCTCAGGATGAGACAGGGGCTCCCAGGAGAATCGAGGCGGAAGGTTTTCTGGCCAGAGCTATGTGTCACGAGATAGACCATCTAAACGGCAAGCTGATGATAGACCATCTCTCTCCGATGAAGAGAGAGCTCATAAAGAAGAGATTGACAAAGCTAAAAAAAGAAGGCAACGAGGATTCATGA
- a CDS encoding 30S ribosomal protein S1 — MSEEIKNQVAEDMTMEQLLESSGGLEEIHRGKVVTGTVVEQAEGGWLVDVGYKCEGFLPTREWSHHILVGDGAEPAIGQELQVQVVNVRQGEESQLVVSRWRCEFDRRWQELEETIADKETFSVRGLRKVKGGLMVDCCSLEGFIPISHLAEEGRGVNPGKFIDEIFDVKLLEKDRRKRRLVLSRRSILDQEIAEQRDNFYNDVKEGTVLEGTVSSLTSFGVFVNLGPIDGLVHISELSWHRNAKPKDIVKKGDTVKVKVIGIDHDHNRISLSMRQTETDPWDTVEERWKPGEKTVGTVTNVTDFGAFVEVEPGIEGLVHIGDLSWARIKHPKEVVKKGQELETVVLSVDPVKKRLSLGYKQLNDPWNGIEDRYSKGQDLPVTVVRLADFGAFVELEKGVEGLIHISQLSNKRVDKPGDVLAEGQEITARIIEVNPNDRRIRLSLSALEEGDKRERPAQAAGGRRKKSDSEKPVSNFQSEEGPITLGDAFGDIFDRN; from the coding sequence ATGAGTGAAGAGATTAAGAACCAAGTAGCGGAAGATATGACCATGGAGCAGCTTTTGGAGAGCTCCGGGGGCCTCGAGGAGATTCACAGAGGCAAAGTGGTAACCGGGACCGTAGTGGAGCAGGCCGAAGGTGGCTGGCTTGTGGACGTTGGTTACAAGTGTGAGGGATTCCTTCCCACCAGGGAGTGGAGTCACCACATCCTTGTAGGCGACGGCGCAGAGCCTGCCATAGGTCAGGAGCTCCAGGTCCAGGTTGTCAACGTTCGCCAGGGAGAGGAATCTCAGCTGGTGGTAAGTCGCTGGCGTTGCGAATTCGATCGTCGTTGGCAGGAGCTCGAGGAGACTATCGCCGATAAGGAGACCTTCTCCGTCAGAGGGCTTCGCAAGGTCAAGGGCGGTCTTATGGTTGACTGTTGCTCCCTTGAGGGATTCATCCCTATTTCCCACCTCGCTGAGGAGGGAAGGGGCGTAAATCCCGGCAAGTTTATCGATGAGATCTTCGACGTGAAGCTTCTCGAGAAGGACCGTCGTAAGCGCCGTCTGGTCCTTTCCAGAAGGTCCATTCTCGATCAGGAGATCGCCGAGCAGCGGGACAACTTCTATAATGATGTCAAAGAGGGCACCGTTCTTGAAGGCACCGTCAGCAGTCTGACCTCTTTCGGTGTATTCGTGAACCTCGGTCCTATAGATGGACTTGTCCATATCAGCGAGCTTTCCTGGCACAGGAACGCCAAGCCTAAGGACATAGTCAAGAAGGGCGATACGGTGAAGGTTAAGGTCATAGGTATCGATCACGATCACAACCGCATCTCCTTGAGTATGAGACAGACCGAGACAGACCCGTGGGATACCGTTGAGGAGAGATGGAAGCCCGGTGAGAAGACCGTAGGCACCGTCACCAACGTCACCGATTTCGGTGCTTTCGTAGAGGTAGAGCCGGGAATCGAGGGATTGGTACACATCGGAGACCTCAGCTGGGCCAGGATCAAGCATCCTAAAGAGGTAGTCAAAAAGGGACAGGAGCTGGAGACCGTGGTCCTCAGCGTCGATCCCGTAAAGAAAAGGCTTAGCCTCGGCTATAAACAGCTTAACGATCCCTGGAACGGAATTGAGGACCGCTACAGCAAAGGACAGGATCTGCCTGTAACAGTGGTCCGTCTCGCCGATTTCGGTGCCTTCGTCGAGCTTGAAAAAGGCGTCGAGGGACTTATCCATATCTCTCAGCTCAGCAACAAGAGGGTCGACAAGCCCGGAGATGTCCTCGCCGAGGGTCAGGAGATAACCGCACGGATCATCGAGGTCAACCCCAACGATCGCAGAATCAGGCTCAGCCTCAGTGCCCTTGAAGAGGGAGATAAGAGGGAGAGACCGGCTCAGGCCGCTGGTGGCAGAAGAAAGAAATCCGATTCGGAGAAACCTGTCTCCAACTTCCAGTCCGAGGAAGGCCCAATAACCTTGGGAGACGCCTTCGGAGATATATTCGACAGGAACTGA
- the vorB gene encoding 3-methyl-2-oxobutanoate dehydrogenase subunit VorB has protein sequence MAKVLMKGTEAIAEAAIQAGCRYFFGYPITPQNEIPEYMSAHLPKYGGVYIQGESEVASVNMILGAAATGHMVMTTSSSPGISLMSEGLSYLAGSELPAVLVNVMRGGPGLGGILPSQADYLQATKGGGNGDYNLMVFAPSTLQEAVEVVQSAWDYAFKYRNPVMILADGFMGQMMEPVEITPHETDRGDWKSWGLGNKGTRESRSLIKSMNLTPELLEAHNDKLQAKYDRMKKEDTKWEEFQLDDAELVIAAYGTTARIAKSAISHLREEGYKVGMIRPITLFPFPYEPFEKLTEKVSHVLDIEMNKGQMVDDVKVATGCRFPVSFYGRCGGVAPSVEEIEEQCRKILG, from the coding sequence ATGGCGAAGGTGTTAATGAAAGGAACTGAGGCTATAGCCGAGGCTGCTATTCAGGCTGGATGCAGATACTTCTTCGGTTATCCTATAACTCCTCAAAACGAGATACCGGAGTACATGTCCGCCCATCTCCCTAAGTACGGTGGGGTTTACATTCAGGGAGAGAGTGAGGTCGCGTCGGTAAACATGATCCTAGGTGCAGCTGCCACCGGTCACATGGTTATGACCACCTCCTCAAGCCCGGGAATATCCCTTATGTCCGAGGGACTTAGCTACCTGGCGGGATCGGAACTTCCTGCCGTACTGGTCAACGTAATGAGGGGCGGTCCCGGTCTCGGTGGGATTCTGCCCTCTCAGGCGGACTACCTTCAGGCCACCAAAGGCGGCGGAAACGGCGACTACAACCTTATGGTGTTCGCCCCAAGCACCTTACAGGAGGCTGTGGAAGTAGTGCAGTCGGCCTGGGACTACGCTTTCAAATACCGTAATCCTGTGATGATACTGGCCGACGGCTTTATGGGACAGATGATGGAGCCGGTGGAGATAACACCTCACGAAACCGACAGAGGAGACTGGAAAAGCTGGGGACTGGGCAACAAAGGCACCAGGGAAAGCAGGAGCCTGATAAAGAGCATGAACCTGACCCCCGAGCTTTTGGAGGCCCATAACGATAAGCTCCAGGCAAAGTACGACAGAATGAAAAAAGAGGACACAAAGTGGGAGGAATTCCAGCTAGACGATGCGGAGCTGGTCATAGCTGCCTACGGCACCACCGCCAGAATAGCTAAGTCGGCGATCTCCCATCTGAGAGAAGAGGGATACAAAGTGGGCATGATAAGGCCTATAACCCTCTTCCCCTTCCCTTACGAGCCCTTTGAGAAGCTCACCGAAAAGGTCAGCCACGTTCTGGATATAGAGATGAACAAGGGCCAGATGGTGGACGACGTAAAGGTGGCCACCGGCTGTCGTTTTCCCGTCAGTTTCTACGGTCGCTGCGGTGGAGTAGCTCCCTCGGTCGAAGAGATCGAAGAGCAGTGCAGAAAAATTCTGGGATAG
- a CDS encoding thiamine pyrophosphate-dependent enzyme encodes MAETKVYSRPESLKRDVHTHYCPGCGHGIAHRMICEVIDEMGIQNETVSMSPVGCAAMMYDYIDIDYVEAAHGRAPATATGIKRVLPDKFVFTYQGDGDLASIGMAEIVHAANRGEKFTTFFINNAIYGMTGGQMAPTTLIGQRATTCPQGRDPELSGFPIRMCEMLATLETPAYIERVSVAKPKYIMQAKKAFQKAFRYQKEGRGFCFIEVLSTCPTNWGMNPVEAFDWQIEKMMPCFPLGVFKDFE; translated from the coding sequence ATGGCTGAGACAAAGGTATATTCTCGTCCTGAAAGCCTGAAGAGGGACGTTCACACCCATTACTGTCCGGGCTGTGGGCACGGTATCGCCCACAGGATGATCTGTGAGGTTATAGACGAGATGGGCATCCAAAACGAGACGGTCAGTATGTCTCCTGTAGGATGTGCCGCTATGATGTACGACTACATCGATATCGATTACGTTGAGGCAGCCCACGGCAGGGCTCCTGCTACCGCCACAGGAATAAAAAGGGTCCTGCCCGATAAGTTTGTCTTCACATATCAGGGAGACGGAGACCTGGCCTCCATCGGTATGGCGGAGATAGTTCACGCCGCAAACAGAGGGGAAAAGTTCACAACCTTCTTCATAAACAACGCCATCTACGGCATGACCGGAGGACAGATGGCTCCCACAACCCTGATAGGTCAGAGAGCCACAACCTGTCCTCAGGGAAGGGACCCGGAGCTTTCGGGCTTTCCCATAAGGATGTGCGAGATGCTGGCGACCTTAGAGACCCCCGCCTACATAGAGAGGGTGTCTGTAGCTAAGCCTAAGTACATAATGCAGGCCAAGAAAGCCTTTCAGAAGGCCTTCCGTTATCAGAAGGAGGGCAGGGGATTCTGCTTTATAGAGGTTCTCTCTACCTGTCCCACAAACTGGGGAATGAACCCGGTGGAGGCTTTCGATTGGCAGATAGAGAAGATGATGCCCTGTTTCCCTCTAGGCGTCTTCAAGGACTTCGAGTAA